The Euphorbia lathyris chromosome 3, ddEupLath1.1, whole genome shotgun sequence genome contains a region encoding:
- the LOC136223539 gene encoding uncharacterized protein: protein MGKTTPTTTTKMEGGRGETESETATATATTPYRKKTHRFGEVAGGTAAECAAVCCCCPCTVVHLLVLTIFKMPVCLCRKAQKRHRIMKKKKKQRALLAAAANGVNESGIKKLEREVRAVVEKQNEVVVVDKDGEDEGEIDGIDHLENEMWDRFYSTGFWRSPSQRSAAQIIETEIECKSMEAGTITASTFVETRDRNHS from the exons ATGGGAAAAACCACTCCTACCACCACGACGAAGATGGAGGGAGGGAGAGGAGAGACTGAGTCAGAGACAGCGACAGCGACAGCGACAACGCCTTACCGCAAGAAAACTCACCGATTCGGCGAGGTTGCGGGAGGAACAGCGGCGGAGTGCGCGGCGGTATGTTGTTGCTGCCCGTGTACGGTGGTGCATCTATTGGTGTTGACGATATTCAAGATGCCGGTGTGTTTGTGTAGGAAGGCGCAGAAACGGCACCGtataatgaagaagaagaagaagcagcgGGCATTGTTGGCGGCGGCGGCGAACGGTGTAAATGAAAGCGGTATaaagaagttagagagagaggtGAGAGCGGTGGTTGAGAAACAGAATGaggttgttgttgttgataaaGACGGTGAGGATGAGGGTGAAATCGACGGCATTGATCATCTTGAGAATGAAATGTGGGACCGATTCTATAGTACTGGTTTCTGGAGGAGTCCTTCTCAAAGAAGTGCTGCTCAGATTATTGAAACGGAAATCGAATGTAAATCAATG GAAGCCGGAACCATCACAGCCTCAACTTTTGTGGAGACAAGAGATCGAAACCACTCGTGA